One Kitasatospora sp. NBC_01266 genomic window carries:
- a CDS encoding L,D-transpeptidase: MEAVQAAASARGIRATRTGARRAAIALLAGGVLMLASACGPDDTSSKTSAQGSGGGNGGAAAGSPAAAPSPKLSAAQLTVTPSDGAQNVAPSGAVKVSVANGKLTQVSVADKDGNAVQGTIAPDGSSWTPTGALAVGMLYKVSAQAVDSAGQQAAVDSSFTTLTPGKTVSSNDNIATGSTYGVGMIVSVNFNKPIKNKDAVVAGITFNASDGTQVKGHWFGDTRLDFRPQQYWKAGTKVTVHYKLKSVEVSPGVYGGSDRDESFTIGRSQISTADAASDEMTVVRDGSTVETLPISAGNDQNPSWNGTMTIESKELVTRMNSATVSNVVGGEYDVPDVPHAMRLTDSGTYVHGNYWGNSFGKSNSSHGCVGLQDAKGGDPNSVAGKFYASSLVGDVVIIKNAKGKTVSPSNGLSGWTLPWASW, from the coding sequence GTGGAGGCGGTTCAGGCGGCAGCGTCCGCCAGAGGAATACGGGCGACCAGAACGGGGGCCCGCCGGGCGGCGATCGCCCTGCTGGCGGGCGGCGTGCTGATGCTGGCGTCCGCCTGCGGGCCGGACGACACCTCGTCCAAGACCAGTGCCCAGGGCAGCGGTGGCGGCAACGGGGGAGCCGCCGCCGGCTCGCCCGCGGCGGCGCCCTCGCCGAAGCTCTCGGCGGCCCAGCTGACCGTGACCCCCTCGGACGGCGCGCAGAACGTGGCGCCCAGCGGTGCGGTCAAGGTCTCGGTGGCGAACGGCAAGCTGACCCAGGTGTCGGTGGCCGACAAGGACGGCAACGCGGTCCAGGGCACCATCGCCCCCGACGGCTCCTCCTGGACGCCGACCGGCGCGCTGGCCGTCGGCATGCTCTACAAGGTGAGCGCCCAGGCGGTGGACTCGGCCGGGCAGCAGGCCGCGGTGGACAGCAGCTTCACCACGCTGACCCCGGGCAAGACGGTCTCCTCCAACGACAACATCGCGACCGGTTCCACCTACGGCGTCGGCATGATCGTCTCGGTCAACTTCAACAAGCCGATCAAGAACAAGGACGCCGTCGTCGCGGGCATCACCTTCAACGCCTCGGACGGCACCCAGGTCAAGGGCCACTGGTTCGGCGACACCCGGCTCGACTTCCGCCCGCAGCAGTACTGGAAGGCCGGTACCAAGGTCACCGTCCACTACAAGCTGAAGAGCGTCGAGGTCTCGCCCGGCGTCTACGGCGGCTCGGACCGCGACGAGTCGTTCACCATCGGCCGCTCGCAGATCTCCACCGCCGACGCCGCCAGCGACGAGATGACCGTGGTCCGCGACGGTTCGACGGTCGAGACCCTGCCGATCAGCGCCGGCAACGATCAGAACCCGTCGTGGAACGGGACGATGACGATCGAGAGCAAGGAGTTGGTCACCCGGATGAACTCCGCGACCGTCTCCAATGTGGTCGGCGGGGAGTACGACGTTCCGGATGTCCCGCACGCGATGCGGCTGACCGATTCGGGCACGTACGTGCACGGCAACTACTGGGGCAACTCCTTCGGCAAGTCCAATTCCAGCCACGGCTGCGTGGGCCTGCAGGATGCCAAGGGCGGCGACCCCAACTCGGTGGCCGGCAAGTTCTACGCGTCCTCGCTGGTCGGCGACGTGGTGATCATCAAGAACGCCAAGGGCAAGACGGTCAGCCCCAGCAACGGGCTGAGCGGCTGGACGCTGCCGTGGGCTTCCTGGTAA
- a CDS encoding S53 family peptidase, giving the protein MSPRKPSRAAARRGAVVAAALATATLAAGLGAPATSAATTDRTELPSATPGWINGTTQFPVTDLGPTTGAESMSLRVYLSGNDAKLVRAARDVSTPGSGSYARYLTPGQFSDRFGASPQQVDAVRSWLTGLGMDVTAANAHYLAVTATVDQAQQAFDTSFHTFAVARKPFPPAYGFTPVTGISVPAALGKDIVTVVGLDAPFGSATRQAVGPGAVTPTPAPTSTPTPAPAPDSVPRGTAGGPRRQATTGAPSAAPAAAATPPCSTYWGEKSSPIPAVNGRTSAPDAVCGYTPQQMRDAYGVTNSAFTGKGRTVAVVLDGSLPTMEADADRFFAAHGVAGFAPGQYSENYAPDFQASCDGSSDLPEEPLDVESVHLTAPDAKVVYVGVDCQSSAPDSLQLNFLDAETRIVDQHLADVATDSYSTLASEYSPAMAAAWDLTFQQGALEGIGFDFDSGDAGDGASGMWAGQPASVTFPASDAWATAAGGTTLEIGKDDAVVGEYGWGFDHAQLDPQGTGYLTPPPGTFQEGSTGGRSDTIAQPWYQKGVVPAALATANGTGPAHREVPDISADADGDATGWLIGYTDPGTGSYTEVTEGGTSGSSPLIAGLEADAAQAAGHPLGFANPLLYSLRGRPAIHDVLPAPADQAPLALEYSPSWQQPGSYDTFLTTLDQDSSLHATPGYDDVTGLGSLTPDFVKSFTRKH; this is encoded by the coding sequence TTGTCACCACGCAAGCCATCCCGCGCCGCCGCCCGCCGCGGCGCGGTGGTCGCGGCCGCCCTGGCCACCGCCACGCTCGCCGCCGGCCTCGGCGCGCCCGCCACGTCGGCGGCCACCACGGACCGCACCGAGCTGCCGTCCGCGACCCCCGGCTGGATCAACGGCACCACCCAGTTCCCGGTGACGGACCTGGGCCCGACCACCGGCGCCGAGAGCATGTCGCTGCGGGTCTACCTCTCCGGGAACGACGCCAAGCTCGTCCGGGCCGCCCGGGACGTCTCCACCCCCGGCAGCGGGTCCTACGCGCGGTACCTGACCCCGGGCCAGTTCTCGGACCGCTTCGGGGCGAGCCCGCAGCAGGTCGACGCCGTGCGGAGCTGGCTGACCGGTCTCGGGATGGACGTCACCGCCGCCAACGCCCACTACCTCGCGGTGACCGCGACCGTCGACCAGGCACAGCAGGCCTTCGACACGTCGTTCCACACCTTCGCCGTCGCGCGCAAGCCGTTTCCCCCGGCCTACGGGTTCACGCCGGTGACCGGCATCTCGGTACCGGCCGCGCTGGGCAAGGACATCGTCACCGTCGTCGGGCTGGACGCGCCGTTCGGCTCCGCCACCCGCCAGGCGGTGGGCCCGGGAGCCGTGACCCCCACGCCCGCGCCCACCTCCACGCCCACCCCTGCCCCCGCTCCCGACTCCGTTCCGCGGGGCACGGCGGGCGGCCCGCGCCGTCAGGCGACGACCGGGGCACCGAGCGCCGCGCCAGCCGCCGCGGCCACGCCGCCGTGCTCCACGTACTGGGGCGAGAAGTCCTCGCCGATCCCGGCCGTCAACGGCCGCACCAGCGCCCCGGACGCGGTCTGCGGCTACACGCCGCAGCAGATGCGCGACGCCTACGGGGTGACCAACAGCGCGTTCACCGGTAAGGGCCGCACCGTCGCGGTCGTCCTGGACGGCTCGCTGCCCACCATGGAGGCCGACGCCGACCGCTTCTTCGCCGCCCACGGCGTCGCCGGATTCGCTCCCGGCCAGTACTCCGAGAACTACGCGCCGGACTTCCAGGCCAGTTGCGACGGCAGCAGCGACCTGCCCGAGGAGCCGCTGGACGTGGAGTCCGTCCACCTCACCGCGCCGGACGCCAAGGTGGTCTACGTCGGCGTCGACTGCCAGTCCAGCGCCCCCGACAGCCTGCAGCTCAACTTCCTGGACGCCGAGACCCGGATCGTCGACCAGCACCTCGCGGACGTCGCCACCGACTCCTACAGCACGCTGGCCTCGGAGTACTCGCCCGCCATGGCCGCCGCCTGGGACCTGACCTTCCAGCAGGGCGCCCTGGAGGGGATCGGCTTCGACTTCGACTCGGGCGACGCCGGCGACGGCGCCTCCGGAATGTGGGCGGGCCAGCCGGCCTCCGTGACCTTCCCCGCCTCCGACGCGTGGGCGACCGCGGCCGGCGGCACCACGCTGGAGATCGGCAAGGACGACGCGGTGGTGGGCGAGTACGGCTGGGGCTTCGACCACGCGCAGCTCGACCCGCAGGGCACCGGCTACCTGACCCCGCCGCCCGGCACGTTCCAGGAGGGCTCCACCGGCGGGCGCAGCGACACCATCGCCCAGCCCTGGTACCAGAAGGGCGTGGTCCCCGCGGCGCTCGCCACCGCGAACGGCACCGGCCCGGCCCACCGCGAGGTGCCGGACATCTCCGCCGACGCCGACGGCGACGCCACCGGCTGGCTGATCGGCTACACCGACCCCGGCACCGGCAGCTACACCGAGGTCACCGAGGGCGGCACCAGCGGCTCGTCCCCGCTGATCGCCGGCCTGGAGGCGGACGCCGCGCAGGCCGCCGGCCACCCCCTCGGCTTCGCCAACCCCCTGCTCTACTCGCTGCGCGGCAGGCCGGCGATCCACGACGTCCTGCCCGCCCCGGCAGACCAGGCGCCGCTCGCACTGGAGTACTCGCCGAGCTGGCAGCAGCCCGGCAGCTACGACACCTTCCTGACCACCCTGGACCAGGACAGCAGCCTGCACGCCACCCCCGGCTACGACGACGTGACCGGCCTGGGATCGCTCACCCCGGACTTCGTCAAGTCCTTCACGAGGAAGCACTGA
- a CDS encoding type II toxin-antitoxin system Phd/YefM family antitoxin produces MTAQPEITQRDLRSRSREIMDAVEAGQSFTVTRDGHRIGELVPLKRRRRFVPRAEFAAMSRSAPDISLEAFRTDQDATAAQETDDPYAR; encoded by the coding sequence ATGACAGCGCAACCGGAGATCACCCAGCGGGATCTGCGCAGCAGGTCAAGAGAGATCATGGACGCCGTCGAGGCCGGTCAGTCTTTCACCGTCACTCGTGACGGTCACCGGATCGGGGAGCTGGTCCCGTTGAAGCGCCGCAGGCGCTTCGTTCCCCGAGCCGAGTTCGCCGCGATGTCGCGCAGCGCACCCGACATCTCCCTGGAAGCCTTCCGAACGGATCAGGACGCCACGGCCGCACAGGAGACGGACGACCCCTATGCCCGTTGA
- the glyA gene encoding serine hydroxymethyltransferase: MTVLNQSLHALDPEIAAAVDAELHRQQSTLEMIASENFAPVAVMEAQGSVLTNKYAEGYPGKRYYGGCEHVDVVEQIAIDRIKALFGAEAANVQPHSGAQANAAAMFALIQPGDTILGLNLAHGGHLTHGMKINFSGKLYNVVAYHVDEQTNLVDMEEVERLAKEHQPKLIIAGWSAYPRQLDFAEFRRIADEIGAYLMVDMAHFAGLVAAGLHPSPVPYADVVTTTTHKTLGGPRGGVILSKAELAKKINSAVFPGQQGGPLEHVIAAKAVSFKVAASPEFKERQERTLEGAKILAARLLQEDAKAAGVSVLSGGTDVHLVLVDLRNSELNGQDAEDRLHEVGITVNRNAVPNDPRPPMVTSGLRIGTPALATRGFVAEDFREVADVIAEALLPGFDETKAAALKARVTALAEKYPLYPEL; the protein is encoded by the coding sequence ATGACGGTTCTCAACCAGTCCCTGCACGCACTCGACCCGGAGATCGCCGCCGCGGTCGACGCCGAGCTGCACCGCCAGCAGTCCACCCTCGAAATGATCGCTTCCGAGAACTTCGCCCCGGTGGCGGTCATGGAGGCCCAGGGGTCGGTACTCACCAACAAGTACGCCGAGGGCTACCCCGGCAAGCGCTACTACGGCGGCTGCGAGCACGTCGACGTGGTCGAGCAGATCGCCATCGACCGGATCAAGGCGCTGTTCGGCGCCGAGGCCGCCAACGTCCAGCCGCACTCCGGCGCGCAGGCCAACGCCGCCGCGATGTTCGCGCTGATCCAGCCGGGTGACACCATCCTGGGCCTGAACCTGGCGCACGGCGGCCACCTGACCCACGGCATGAAGATCAACTTCTCCGGCAAGCTCTACAACGTGGTGGCGTACCACGTGGACGAGCAGACCAACCTGGTCGACATGGAGGAGGTCGAGCGCCTGGCCAAGGAGCACCAGCCCAAGCTGATCATCGCCGGCTGGTCCGCCTACCCGCGCCAGCTCGACTTCGCCGAGTTCCGCCGGATCGCCGACGAGATCGGCGCCTACCTGATGGTGGACATGGCCCACTTCGCCGGCCTGGTGGCCGCGGGCCTGCACCCGTCCCCGGTCCCCTACGCGGACGTGGTCACCACCACCACCCACAAGACCCTGGGCGGCCCGCGCGGTGGCGTGATCCTCTCCAAGGCCGAGCTGGCCAAGAAGATCAACTCCGCGGTCTTCCCCGGCCAGCAGGGTGGCCCGCTGGAGCACGTGATCGCCGCCAAGGCCGTCTCGTTCAAGGTCGCCGCCTCCCCGGAGTTCAAGGAGCGCCAGGAGCGCACCCTGGAGGGCGCCAAGATCCTCGCCGCCCGCCTGCTCCAGGAGGACGCCAAGGCCGCCGGCGTCTCGGTGCTCTCCGGTGGCACCGACGTCCACCTGGTCCTGGTCGACCTGCGCAACAGCGAGCTGAACGGCCAGGACGCCGAGGACCGCCTGCACGAGGTCGGCATCACGGTCAACCGCAACGCCGTCCCGAACGACCCGCGCCCGCCGATGGTCACCTCGGGCCTGCGGATCGGCACCCCGGCGCTGGCCACCCGCGGCTTCGTCGCCGAGGACTTCCGCGAGGTCGCCGACGTGATCGCCGAGGCGCTGCTGCCCGGCTTCGACGAGACCAAGGCCGCCGCCCTGAAGGCCCGGGTCACCGCGCTGGCCGAGAAGTACCCGCTCTACCCGGAGCTGTAA
- a CDS encoding L-serine ammonia-lyase, whose product MAISVFDLFSIGIGPSSSHTVGPMRAARMFARRLRSEGLLDQVTAVKAELFGSLGATGHGHGTPKAVLLGLEGNSPRTVDVAKADQDVERINETKRLSLLGTHPIAFDPDLQLVLHRRRSLPYHANGMTLVAHDEAGGLLLEKTYYSVGGGFVVDEDAIGADRVVPDDTQLRYPFRTGEELLRHTRETGLSISGLMLENEKAWRTEEEIRTGLLEIWGVMKECVSAGMSREGILPGGLKVRRRAAAGARALRAEGIGPANAMEWVTLYAMAVNEENASGQRVVTAPTNGAAGIIPAVLHYFQNFIPGADEDGIVRFLLAAGAIGMLFKENASISGAEVGCQGEVGSACSMAAGGLAEVLGGTPEQVENAAEIGIEHNLGLTCDPVGGLVQIPCIERNGMASVKAVTAARMALRGDGRHHVSLDKAIKTMKETGADMKVKYKETSRGGLAVNVIEC is encoded by the coding sequence GTGGCCATCAGCGTCTTCGACCTCTTCTCCATCGGCATCGGCCCCTCCAGCTCGCACACGGTCGGCCCGATGCGCGCGGCCCGGATGTTCGCCCGCCGCCTGCGCTCGGAGGGGCTGCTGGACCAGGTGACCGCCGTCAAGGCCGAGCTCTTCGGCTCGCTCGGCGCGACCGGCCACGGGCACGGCACCCCCAAGGCGGTACTGCTCGGCCTGGAGGGCAACTCGCCGCGCACCGTCGACGTGGCCAAGGCCGACCAGGACGTCGAGCGGATCAACGAGACCAAGCGGCTCAGCCTGCTCGGCACCCACCCGATCGCCTTCGACCCCGACCTCCAGCTGGTCCTGCACCGCCGCCGCTCGCTGCCCTACCACGCCAACGGCATGACCCTGGTCGCCCACGACGAGGCGGGCGGGCTGCTGCTCGAGAAGACCTACTACTCGGTCGGCGGCGGCTTCGTGGTGGACGAGGACGCGATCGGCGCCGACCGGGTGGTCCCGGACGACACCCAGCTGCGCTACCCCTTCCGCACCGGCGAGGAACTGCTGCGCCACACCCGGGAGACCGGCCTGTCCATCTCCGGCCTGATGCTGGAGAACGAGAAGGCCTGGCGCACCGAGGAGGAGATCCGCACCGGCCTGCTGGAGATCTGGGGCGTGATGAAGGAGTGCGTCAGCGCGGGCATGTCCCGCGAGGGCATCCTGCCCGGCGGCCTCAAGGTCCGCCGCCGCGCCGCCGCCGGCGCCCGCGCGCTGCGCGCCGAGGGCATAGGCCCGGCCAACGCGATGGAGTGGGTCACCCTCTACGCCATGGCGGTCAACGAGGAGAACGCCAGCGGCCAGCGCGTGGTCACCGCCCCCACCAACGGCGCGGCCGGCATCATCCCCGCCGTCCTGCACTACTTCCAGAACTTCATCCCCGGCGCCGACGAGGACGGCATCGTCCGCTTCCTGCTCGCCGCCGGCGCGATCGGCATGCTCTTCAAGGAGAACGCCTCCATCTCCGGCGCCGAGGTCGGCTGCCAGGGCGAGGTCGGCTCCGCCTGCTCGATGGCCGCCGGCGGCCTCGCCGAGGTCCTCGGCGGCACCCCCGAGCAGGTCGAGAACGCGGCCGAGATCGGCATCGAGCACAACCTCGGCCTCACCTGCGACCCGGTCGGCGGCCTGGTCCAGATCCCCTGCATCGAGCGCAACGGCATGGCCTCGGTCAAGGCCGTCACCGCCGCCCGGATGGCCCTGCGCGGCGACGGCCGGCACCACGTCTCGCTGGACAAGGCGATCAAGACGATGAAGGAGACCGGCGCCGACATGAAGGTCAAGTACAAGGAGACCTCGCGCGGCGGCCTGGCGGTCAACGTCATCGAGTGCTGA
- a CDS encoding ATP-binding protein: MAGLAALERLSSWELERTVLPRLRDPAAAEEVRLPSRGESGPLARRLVLSVLQSWGLHALLEVGELLTAELVANAVRHTGGRTIGLKLLRRPGWLRVEVRDSSRALPCLIVAEPGMAECGRGLLVVDTLADRWGADLLPRGKGVWFELKVRERAV; encoded by the coding sequence ATGGCCGGGCTCGCGGCTCTGGAACGGCTCTCCAGCTGGGAGTTGGAACGCACCGTGCTGCCCCGGCTGCGCGACCCCGCCGCCGCGGAGGAGGTGCGGCTGCCCTCGCGCGGCGAGTCCGGGCCGCTGGCCCGGCGGCTGGTGCTCTCGGTGCTGCAGAGCTGGGGCCTGCACGCGCTGCTGGAGGTGGGCGAGTTACTCACGGCCGAGCTGGTCGCCAACGCCGTGCGGCACACCGGCGGGCGCACCATCGGCTTGAAGCTGCTGCGCCGGCCCGGCTGGCTGCGGGTGGAGGTGCGGGACTCCTCGCGGGCGCTGCCCTGCCTGATCGTGGCCGAGCCGGGCATGGCCGAGTGCGGGCGCGGGCTGCTGGTGGTGGACACCCTGGCGGACCGCTGGGGTGCCGACCTGCTGCCGCGCGGCAAGGGCGTCTGGTTCGAGCTGAAGGTGCGTGAGCGGGCGGTGTGA
- a CDS encoding type II toxin-antitoxin system VapC family toxin: MPVEHERGLLDTNIMILRRWVDPAELPIEMAISAITLAELSAGPHEVRRNEEQDDYDEYAERARRLDVLQRAENEFDPIPFDAEAARVYGRICAAVIGAGRKPRRRVADLMIAAIAVAEDLPLFTTNPDDFKGLETLLTVVPVTRPALLHDR, translated from the coding sequence ATGCCCGTTGAGCACGAGCGGGGTCTGCTCGACACCAACATCATGATCCTCCGCCGCTGGGTGGACCCGGCTGAGCTCCCGATTGAGATGGCCATCAGCGCGATCACCTTGGCAGAGCTGTCCGCCGGACCGCACGAGGTCCGGCGGAACGAGGAGCAGGACGACTACGACGAATACGCGGAGCGGGCCCGCCGGCTGGACGTCCTGCAGCGCGCCGAGAACGAGTTCGATCCCATCCCCTTCGACGCCGAGGCCGCACGCGTCTACGGCCGGATCTGCGCCGCCGTGATCGGCGCAGGGCGCAAACCGCGAAGGCGCGTGGCCGACCTGATGATCGCCGCCATCGCCGTCGCCGAGGACCTTCCCCTGTTCACCACCAACCCCGACGACTTCAAGGGCTTGGAGACACTCCTGACCGTCGTACCGGTCACCCGCCCGGCGCTACTGCACGATCGCTGA
- the glgX gene encoding glycogen debranching protein GlgX, with amino-acid sequence MTAFQELEHLAPQTAQLPPAAPWPGSWQPLGARYRHGADGSHGTNFALWAPGAEAVELCLFDEEGVETRHPLPEQTFQTWHGYLPGVTPGRRYGYRVHGRWDPWTGARWNPAKLLLDPYARAVDGVFTGHGACCGSVRDWPEPDVADTVRDNRDSAPYTARGVVVHDDDDWSDDRRPKTPWAETVIYELHVRGFTMRHPGIPPELRGTYAGLAHPAAIDYLTSLGVTAVELLPVHQFASEDHLHQRGLSNYWGYNSIGWFAPHGGYSASGTRGQQVGEFKRMVRALHQAGIEVILDVVYNHTAEGGAGGPTLSLRGIDNAGYYRLGHGSRGSRGYDDYTGCGNTLDTRQPQTVRLITDSLRYWAAEMGVDGFRFDLAAALARGDDGVDMRHPFLAAVSQDPFLSRVKLIAEPWDVGHGGYQVGNFPPLWAEWNDKYRDTVRDFWRGARPDVAELGYRLSGSSDLYQRGGRRPYASVNFITAHDGFTLRDLVSYDGKHNEANGEDGRDGTDDNRSWNCGAEGETEDTGVRELRQRQTRNLLATLLLASGVPMLTAGDEFGRTQGGNNNAYCQDNETSWVDWSLLELPEWRTLHELTAELIRLRRAHPVLRQRAFFSGRAATPGGQRDLTWYTARGTEMTEADWFAPTAQLGMLLNGDAMSERDQHGCPLTDDSFLLLLNAADQPVEFTLPAGGWELLLDTARHPADRPLAARSLRLLRRHGPR; translated from the coding sequence ATGACGGCATTCCAGGAACTGGAGCACCTGGCGCCCCAGACCGCCCAGCTGCCCCCGGCCGCCCCCTGGCCGGGCAGCTGGCAGCCGCTCGGCGCCCGCTACCGGCACGGCGCGGACGGCAGCCACGGCACCAACTTCGCGCTCTGGGCACCGGGGGCGGAGGCCGTCGAGCTCTGCCTCTTCGACGAAGAAGGCGTCGAGACCCGCCACCCGCTGCCCGAGCAGACCTTCCAGACCTGGCACGGCTACCTGCCCGGCGTCACCCCGGGCCGGCGCTACGGCTACCGGGTGCACGGCCGCTGGGACCCGTGGACCGGCGCCCGCTGGAACCCGGCCAAACTGCTGCTCGACCCGTACGCCCGCGCGGTCGACGGCGTCTTCACCGGCCACGGCGCCTGCTGCGGCTCGGTGCGCGACTGGCCCGAGCCGGACGTCGCCGACACCGTGCGGGACAACCGCGACTCCGCCCCGTACACCGCCCGGGGCGTGGTGGTGCACGACGACGACGACTGGTCGGACGACCGCCGCCCGAAGACCCCGTGGGCCGAGACGGTGATCTACGAGCTGCACGTGCGCGGCTTCACCATGCGCCACCCGGGGATCCCGCCCGAGCTGCGCGGCACCTACGCGGGCCTGGCCCACCCGGCCGCGATCGACTACCTCACCTCGCTCGGGGTCACCGCCGTCGAGCTGCTGCCGGTGCACCAGTTCGCCAGCGAGGACCACCTGCACCAGCGCGGCCTGAGCAACTACTGGGGCTACAACTCGATCGGCTGGTTCGCCCCGCACGGCGGCTACTCCGCCTCCGGCACCCGCGGCCAGCAGGTCGGCGAGTTCAAGCGGATGGTCCGGGCGCTGCACCAGGCGGGCATCGAGGTGATCCTCGACGTGGTCTACAACCACACCGCCGAGGGCGGCGCGGGCGGGCCGACCCTCTCGCTGCGCGGCATCGACAACGCCGGCTACTACCGGCTGGGCCACGGCAGTCGGGGCAGCCGGGGGTACGACGACTACACCGGCTGCGGCAACACGCTCGACACCCGCCAACCGCAGACCGTGCGGCTGATCACCGACTCGCTGCGCTACTGGGCCGCCGAGATGGGCGTGGACGGCTTCCGCTTCGACCTGGCCGCCGCGCTGGCCCGGGGCGACGACGGGGTGGACATGCGCCACCCGTTCCTGGCCGCGGTCTCCCAGGACCCGTTCCTCAGCCGGGTCAAGCTGATCGCCGAGCCGTGGGACGTCGGCCACGGCGGCTACCAGGTGGGCAACTTCCCGCCGCTGTGGGCCGAGTGGAACGACAAGTACCGCGACACCGTGCGCGACTTCTGGCGCGGCGCCCGCCCGGACGTGGCCGAGCTGGGCTACCGCCTCTCCGGCTCCTCCGACCTCTACCAGCGCGGCGGGCGGCGCCCGTACGCCTCGGTCAACTTCATCACCGCGCACGACGGCTTCACGCTGCGCGACCTGGTCTCCTACGACGGCAAGCACAACGAGGCCAACGGCGAGGACGGCCGGGACGGCACCGACGACAACCGGTCCTGGAACTGCGGGGCGGAGGGCGAGACCGAGGACACCGGCGTCAGGGAGCTGAGGCAGCGCCAGACGCGCAACCTGCTGGCCACCCTGCTGCTCGCCTCCGGGGTCCCGATGCTCACCGCTGGCGACGAGTTCGGCCGCACCCAGGGCGGCAACAACAACGCCTACTGCCAGGACAACGAGACCAGTTGGGTGGACTGGTCGCTGCTGGAGCTGCCCGAGTGGCGCACGCTGCACGAGCTGACCGCCGAGCTGATCCGGCTGCGCCGGGCCCATCCGGTGCTTCGCCAGCGCGCCTTCTTCTCCGGGCGGGCGGCGACGCCCGGCGGGCAGCGCGACCTGACCTGGTACACCGCGCGCGGCACCGAGATGACCGAGGCCGACTGGTTCGCGCCCACCGCGCAGTTGGGCATGCTGCTCAACGGTGACGCGATGTCCGAGCGCGACCAGCACGGCTGCCCGCTCACCGACGACAGCTTCCTGCTGCTGCTGAACGCCGCCGACCAGCCGGTGGAGTTCACCCTGCCCGCCGGCGGCTGGGAACTGCTGCTGGACACCGCCCGGCACCCGGCCGACCGGCCGCTGGCCGCGCGCTCCCTGCGACTGCTGCGCCGCCACGGACCGCGGTAA
- a CDS encoding L,D-transpeptidase, translated as MRSIRVGAALAVGGTLLLVTACGGGSTSSKTVGAGAPAAGASAGAGGASAGASAGASAGSSGSSGATPASAAVVDIEPKDGTQNAAPDALKVDVSSGKLSQVTVTDKSGQTVQGSISADGTSWVPATGLSVADSYQVKAQATDAKGVTTTATSSFSTLTPAKTSRSQDNVVTGSTYGVGMIVSFNFGMPIQNKQAVDNAITFETSDGTQVKGHWMGNNRLDIRPQNFWNPNTQVKVHIRLKNVEVSPGVYGGSDRDESFTISNRAQISTVDAAAHTMTVQDNGQTIETIPISSGSDEHPTYNGTMVIEDKEGTTRMTSASVPGLAPGEYDLMVPHAMRLTDSGTYVHGNNWSSAGTFGTANVSHGCVGLQDAPGNAGGTDTPAAKFYAASLVGDVVKVVNSKGAQVTPDNGLSGWNMPWSTW; from the coding sequence ATGCGCTCGATACGCGTGGGAGCGGCACTGGCTGTGGGCGGCACCCTGCTGCTCGTCACGGCGTGCGGCGGTGGCAGTACGAGTTCGAAGACCGTGGGCGCCGGTGCGCCTGCCGCGGGTGCCTCCGCCGGCGCCGGCGGCGCCTCGGCGGGCGCTTCGGCGGGTGCTTCGGCGGGCTCCTCCGGCTCGTCGGGCGCCACCCCGGCCTCCGCCGCGGTGGTCGACATCGAGCCCAAGGACGGCACCCAGAACGCCGCCCCCGACGCGCTCAAGGTCGACGTCTCCAGCGGAAAGCTGAGCCAGGTCACGGTCACCGACAAGAGCGGCCAGACGGTCCAGGGCAGCATCTCCGCCGACGGCACCAGCTGGGTGCCGGCCACCGGCCTGTCGGTCGCCGACTCCTACCAGGTGAAGGCGCAGGCCACCGATGCCAAGGGGGTGACCACCACCGCCACCAGCAGCTTCTCCACGCTGACCCCGGCCAAGACCTCGCGCAGCCAGGACAACGTGGTGACCGGCTCCACCTACGGCGTGGGCATGATCGTCTCGTTCAACTTCGGCATGCCGATCCAGAACAAGCAGGCGGTCGACAACGCGATCACCTTCGAGACCTCGGACGGCACCCAGGTCAAGGGCCACTGGATGGGCAACAACCGCCTGGACATCCGCCCGCAGAACTTCTGGAACCCCAACACCCAGGTCAAGGTCCACATCCGGCTGAAGAACGTCGAGGTCTCGCCCGGCGTCTACGGCGGCTCGGACCGCGACGAGTCCTTCACCATCAGCAACCGGGCCCAGATCAGCACGGTGGACGCCGCCGCGCACACCATGACCGTGCAGGACAACGGGCAGACGATCGAGACCATCCCGATCAGCTCCGGCTCGGACGAGCACCCGACCTACAACGGCACCATGGTGATCGAGGACAAGGAAGGCACCACCCGGATGACCTCGGCCTCGGTGCCGGGCCTCGCACCGGGTGAGTACGACCTGATGGTGCCGCACGCGATGCGGCTCACCGACTCGGGCACCTACGTGCACGGCAACAACTGGTCCTCGGCCGGCACCTTCGGCACCGCCAACGTCAGCCACGGCTGCGTCGGCCTGCAGGACGCCCCGGGCAACGCGGGCGGCACCGACACGCCGGCGGCCAAGTTCTACGCCGCCTCACTGGTGGGAGATGTCGTGAAGGTCGTCAACTCCAAGGGCGCACAGGTCACTCCCGACAACGGCCTGAGCGGCTGGAACATGCCGTGGAGCACTTGGTAG